Proteins from a genomic interval of Sphingobacterium lactis:
- a CDS encoding S41 family peptidase, whose product MQKGRKRNIFVAATYAATLLLGLILGQNYSDQQRVTSGGSLVPIGLSDNAYKIQQVVDLISTRYVDSINMDSVQNGAINHIISHLDPYSTFLMPNESQSQTEILEGTFEGIGMEYFNLNDTLLVVGLITNGPADKGGFKVGDRILRIGKKELAGKTVSKEEVEKLMRGKRGSSVEMAVLRDSLTTPLVLKAVRDQINVSSLDVAYMLEPTVGFIRIRRFSLKTAEEFKTAVIDLKKQGAKNLILDLRDNGGGYFHIAIKMASEFFTDQRLVVYTEGAHELRQDYLSEGKGAYAQGKLILLVNERTASASEVVSGAIQDWDRGTLIGRRTYGKATVQELFDFSDGSTINLSIARYYTPLGRSIQRKYTPNWSNMQDYASMYHGLWSLDTTYAHAMSYQTKLGKKLYSGGGIVPDVIVPVDSNEVSLLYQDLMRSSMLEQFVYSRFTKKLPAYSIENFLQGYTLPASEYNGFMRFLADKGWRISPRKQQDLHDLIQSDIEALVGRYYFGREAYFKVKNRNDAFVEQALGQIKPVQTLASNRR is encoded by the coding sequence ATGCAAAAAGGTAGAAAAAGAAACATATTTGTGGCGGCAACTTACGCTGCTACCCTCTTATTGGGGTTAATCCTTGGGCAGAATTATTCTGACCAGCAACGGGTTACTTCAGGGGGGTCTTTGGTGCCTATTGGACTTTCCGATAATGCCTATAAAATCCAACAGGTTGTCGATTTGATTTCCACGCGCTATGTGGACAGCATCAATATGGACAGCGTGCAAAATGGCGCTATCAACCACATTATTTCGCACTTGGATCCCTACTCGACTTTTTTGATGCCCAATGAATCCCAATCGCAAACGGAGATTCTCGAAGGAACCTTTGAAGGGATCGGTATGGAGTATTTCAACCTGAACGATACATTGCTAGTAGTCGGCCTGATTACCAATGGTCCGGCGGATAAAGGTGGCTTCAAGGTGGGCGATCGGATCCTACGCATTGGAAAGAAAGAACTTGCCGGAAAGACGGTGAGCAAGGAAGAGGTCGAGAAATTGATGCGTGGCAAACGGGGCAGCTCCGTGGAAATGGCCGTATTGCGCGATTCCCTAACCACTCCATTGGTGTTAAAGGCTGTCCGCGACCAGATCAATGTCAGTTCCTTGGATGTTGCCTACATGTTGGAGCCTACCGTGGGATTTATCCGTATCCGGAGGTTCTCCCTGAAAACAGCTGAGGAATTTAAAACTGCGGTCATCGACCTAAAAAAACAGGGAGCCAAGAACCTGATTCTCGATCTTCGGGATAACGGTGGTGGTTACTTCCATATTGCCATCAAAATGGCTTCGGAATTCTTTACCGATCAACGCTTGGTGGTATACACCGAAGGTGCCCATGAGTTGCGCCAAGATTACCTTTCCGAAGGGAAGGGGGCGTATGCGCAAGGAAAATTAATTCTCTTGGTGAATGAACGTACGGCTTCCGCCAGTGAAGTGGTCTCGGGTGCTATCCAAGATTGGGATCGGGGGACGCTGATTGGAAGACGAACATACGGGAAGGCAACAGTGCAGGAACTATTCGACTTCTCGGACGGGTCGACCATCAACTTGAGCATCGCCAGATACTATACCCCTTTGGGTCGGAGCATACAACGAAAATACACACCGAATTGGTCGAACATGCAGGATTACGCCTCCATGTACCATGGCCTGTGGTCCCTGGATACCACCTATGCCCACGCCATGTCCTACCAGACCAAGTTAGGTAAGAAATTGTACAGTGGTGGTGGTATCGTGCCGGATGTGATCGTGCCGGTGGACTCCAATGAGGTTAGTTTATTGTACCAAGATCTGATGCGGTCGAGTATGCTGGAGCAATTCGTGTACAGTAGGTTCACTAAGAAATTGCCGGCCTATTCCATAGAGAACTTCCTGCAGGGGTATACTCTCCCTGCTTCTGAATACAATGGGTTCATGCGTTTCCTTGCCGACAAAGGTTGGCGTATTTCGCCAAGAAAGCAGCAGGATCTGCACGACCTGATCCAGTCGGATATCGAAGCCCTGGTAGGCAGGTATTACTTTGGTAGGGAAGCGTACTTTAAGGTGAAAAACCGGAATGATGCTTTTGTGGAGCAAGCATTGGGGCAGATTAAACCTGTCCAAACCCTTGCGAGCAATCGGCGTTAA
- a CDS encoding endonuclease/exonuclease/phosphatase family protein has protein sequence MLIKKKNLGFFSKTIMLGNFAAILVLLLCYSASMINPKSFWPISFLGLGYLPILIINIGFIVYWVLRKPKYAIFSLVAILIGWNLMSKHITFHTPDPVKTGDSSLRVMTYNVHMLAPVDKSDKPAKERFAEVIEEVNPDVLCLQEFSSTIKGTKRFSETIKERAKFDSYYFAPSQQNEYNAYGQVIFSKFPIINSGLIKKNEYGINRIIYVDIVKNADTLRVYNVHLRSFGLQDEDKEFIQNPKNAGGNEETKTKRVGRKLKWAFEQRSLQAESLFAHMKETKFPKIVMGDFNDTPMSYSVNLIGKDMKNAFQEKGNGWGVTHFEMLPILQIDYIFCEKNFMVNNYQIVKKKLSDHYPVYADLRVN, from the coding sequence ATGTTAATCAAAAAAAAGAATTTAGGTTTCTTCAGTAAAACCATCATGCTCGGCAACTTCGCCGCAATCCTGGTTCTTTTACTGTGCTATTCAGCATCCATGATCAACCCTAAATCGTTCTGGCCTATTTCTTTCTTGGGACTTGGCTATTTGCCCATCCTGATCATCAATATCGGCTTTATTGTCTATTGGGTTCTCCGGAAGCCGAAATACGCCATTTTTTCCTTGGTCGCAATTCTCATCGGCTGGAACCTGATGAGCAAGCATATCACCTTCCATACGCCCGATCCGGTTAAAACCGGTGACTCCAGCCTGCGCGTCATGACCTACAATGTACACATGTTGGCACCCGTAGATAAATCGGATAAACCGGCAAAGGAACGGTTTGCCGAAGTGATCGAGGAGGTAAACCCGGATGTCCTCTGCCTCCAGGAGTTCAGCAGCACCATTAAAGGGACCAAGCGGTTCAGTGAGACCATCAAGGAAAGAGCCAAATTTGACAGTTATTACTTTGCACCCTCCCAACAGAATGAGTACAATGCCTATGGTCAGGTTATCTTTTCCAAATTCCCGATCATCAACTCGGGATTGATCAAGAAAAACGAATACGGCATAAACCGCATTATCTATGTGGATATCGTCAAGAACGCTGATACGCTGCGTGTTTACAATGTGCATTTGCGTTCCTTTGGCTTGCAGGATGAGGACAAAGAATTCATCCAGAACCCCAAAAATGCAGGTGGCAATGAGGAGACCAAGACCAAGCGGGTGGGCCGTAAGTTAAAATGGGCTTTTGAACAGCGCAGCTTGCAGGCGGAATCCCTATTTGCACACATGAAGGAAACAAAGTTTCCGAAGATCGTTATGGGCGATTTCAACGACACACCGATGTCCTATAGCGTTAACCTTATCGGAAAGGATATGAAAAATGCATTCCAGGAAAAAGGAAATGGATGGGGCGTAACGCATTTTGAGATGCTGCCGATCCTACAGATCGATTATATCTTCTGCGAGAAAAACTTCATGGTCAACAATTACCAGATCGTGAAGAAGAAACTTTCGGACCACTACCCTGTTTACGCGGATCTTCGCGTCAATTAA
- a CDS encoding rhomboid family intramembrane serine protease: protein MKKESGIKMFFRTTYQTGSPIPYILSIQVLLFVLIHIADLLVELNVIKFPLYDWLVGQLSLPNTFAAFIRQPWSLITYPFLYVGLFNIVFDCLWLYWIGNSFLNFLNKRQFLFVFFSSFLLSGVVYLALGNIDFLAKGSMPFLFSNAMGLASVVAGLLLLAPNMEIRLFLFGTVKFRTIAIIFFTLQLLFYIFANRSGAVAYGFAIAWGFLFMQQLKNGNDWSTIFSIKPKQKLKIVHQTPKTPSYRSYKADLPNQEVIDDILDKISQSGYESLSSREKEILFKVSREEQE, encoded by the coding sequence ATGAAAAAGGAAAGCGGAATAAAAATGTTCTTTAGGACAACCTACCAGACAGGTTCGCCTATCCCTTATATCCTATCGATTCAGGTCTTGCTCTTCGTGCTCATCCACATTGCGGACCTGTTGGTGGAGCTGAACGTCATCAAATTCCCGCTGTACGATTGGTTGGTCGGCCAACTGAGCCTACCCAACACCTTCGCCGCCTTTATCCGCCAACCTTGGTCGTTGATCACCTATCCGTTCCTTTATGTCGGTCTGTTCAACATCGTTTTTGACTGCCTTTGGCTGTACTGGATTGGCAACAGCTTCTTGAATTTTTTGAACAAGCGGCAATTTCTGTTTGTCTTCTTCAGCAGCTTCCTGCTTTCCGGCGTGGTCTACCTTGCGCTGGGCAATATCGACTTCTTAGCCAAAGGATCCATGCCCTTCCTATTTTCAAATGCCATGGGTTTGGCCTCTGTTGTTGCCGGCCTGCTGCTGTTGGCACCCAATATGGAAATTCGGTTATTCCTATTCGGAACTGTTAAATTCAGGACCATCGCCATTATTTTCTTTACTTTACAGCTGTTATTCTACATCTTTGCAAACAGATCGGGCGCAGTGGCTTATGGATTTGCCATCGCGTGGGGGTTCCTGTTCATGCAGCAACTGAAGAACGGGAACGACTGGAGCACAATCTTTTCGATTAAGCCAAAGCAGAAGTTGAAAATCGTGCATCAGACACCGAAAACACCCAGTTATAGAAGCTACAAAGCAGATTTGCCAAACCAAGAAGTGATTGACGATATATTGGATAAAATTTCACAAAGTGGATATGAAAGTCTATCTTCACGGGAAAAAGAAATCCTTTTCAAGGTCAGTAGAGAAGAACAAGAATAA
- a CDS encoding rhomboid family intramembrane serine protease codes for MNNFLGNLPTITKNLLIINVLLFLATLAFEPLYGLLGVFYPDSPNFKVWQVISYMFMHGGIGHIFFNMFALVMFGSVIENVLGQKKFFNYYFICGLGALVLQYGVQAFEVFQITNTIMPWHKYGTAFMNNLTMEQADVISSIYRTPLVGASGAIYGLLLAYGYLFPNAELMLIFLPVPIKAKYFIPILIVIEVVLGFSSSGSSIAHLAHVGGALFGFILLKVWGIRRTNYY; via the coding sequence ATGAACAACTTTTTGGGAAATTTACCAACGATAACAAAGAACCTTTTAATCATAAATGTGCTTCTTTTCCTGGCCACGCTAGCTTTCGAACCGCTATATGGCCTACTGGGTGTCTTCTACCCAGACTCGCCAAATTTTAAGGTTTGGCAAGTGATTTCTTATATGTTCATGCACGGCGGTATTGGCCACATATTCTTCAATATGTTCGCTTTGGTCATGTTTGGATCCGTTATCGAAAATGTATTGGGGCAGAAGAAATTCTTCAACTACTATTTCATCTGCGGATTGGGCGCATTAGTCCTGCAATATGGCGTACAGGCCTTCGAGGTATTCCAAATTACGAATACCATCATGCCTTGGCATAAATACGGTACGGCATTCATGAATAACCTAACAATGGAACAGGCCGATGTAATCTCCTCCATTTACCGCACACCATTGGTCGGTGCATCGGGAGCTATCTACGGACTGCTGTTGGCCTATGGATATTTATTTCCAAATGCTGAACTGATGCTAATCTTTCTACCGGTTCCGATCAAGGCAAAATATTTCATCCCTATTCTGATCGTTATCGAAGTTGTATTAGGCTTCTCGAGCTCAGGCTCTTCCATTGCGCATTTAGCCCATGTCGGCGGTGCTCTATTTGGATTTATATTGTTGAAAGTGTGGGGTATCAGACGGACAAACTATTATTAG
- the mutL gene encoding DNA mismatch repair endonuclease MutL, producing the protein MSDIIQLLPDSVANQIAAGEVVQRPASAVKELMENAIDAGADHIKLIIKDAGKSLIQVIDNGCGMSVTDARLCFERHATSKIRKAEDLFAIRTMGFRGEAMASIAAIAHVELKTRRVENELGTVIEIEGSEVIQQFPDQAPAGTSISVKNLFYNIPARRNFLKSNSVELRHVIDEFQRIALAHPEIFFSFHSDGNELFHLPKEALKQRIVHLFGNSYNQRLVPVEETTTILNIKGFIGKPEFAKKTRGEQFFFVNNRFIKDPYLNHAVLNAYEEILPADTFPLYVLFIDIDPSKIDINVHPTKTEIKYEDEKAIYAILRSAVKRSLGRFNIAPTLDFNQETGFDTLITPKPLDEIQAPTISFNPNFNPFDDGTARPTRTYTAPEQLERKTSIPQNWDSLYQITETEEVEQLSLLPEESSSEKEFIQPSDQPKKQFFQLHNRYIVSQIHSGFMLIDQQAAHERILFEQFQQQLVQNQGSSQQSLFPQTVDLNPADFALVQEILPEIHALGFQLRPFGKTTYIVDGIPADLENINESQIIEKLLEDFKHQSDLRLSKRERLAKSLAKNASIKPGTKLDNEGMADLIDRLFACESPNISLTGKPVIITITLQELAERFGRTN; encoded by the coding sequence ATGTCGGATATCATTCAATTGCTTCCAGATTCAGTCGCAAATCAGATTGCTGCGGGGGAGGTCGTACAGCGACCAGCCTCAGCGGTGAAGGAACTGATGGAAAATGCGATCGATGCGGGAGCAGACCATATAAAACTTATCATAAAAGATGCGGGCAAGTCATTGATCCAGGTGATCGATAATGGCTGTGGGATGAGCGTTACGGATGCACGTCTCTGTTTTGAGCGGCATGCGACCTCCAAGATCCGGAAGGCGGAGGATCTTTTTGCGATCCGCACGATGGGATTCCGTGGAGAAGCCATGGCCTCGATTGCGGCCATTGCTCATGTGGAACTGAAGACACGTCGCGTTGAGAATGAACTGGGCACGGTAATAGAGATTGAAGGATCTGAAGTGATCCAGCAGTTTCCCGATCAGGCCCCTGCGGGTACGAGCATTTCGGTGAAGAATCTCTTTTACAATATCCCCGCGCGCCGGAATTTCCTGAAAAGCAACTCCGTGGAGCTGCGCCATGTCATTGACGAGTTCCAACGCATCGCCCTGGCCCATCCGGAGATTTTCTTTTCCTTCCACAGCGATGGGAACGAATTGTTCCACCTGCCAAAGGAAGCGCTGAAGCAGCGCATCGTCCACTTGTTCGGCAACAGCTACAACCAGCGTCTGGTGCCCGTGGAAGAAACAACTACCATCCTGAACATCAAAGGTTTCATCGGCAAGCCTGAATTTGCGAAGAAAACGCGCGGCGAGCAGTTCTTCTTTGTCAACAACCGGTTTATCAAGGATCCGTACCTCAACCATGCGGTATTAAACGCCTATGAGGAAATCCTGCCTGCCGACACCTTTCCGTTGTATGTGCTGTTCATCGATATCGACCCTTCCAAGATCGATATCAACGTGCATCCGACAAAAACGGAAATCAAATACGAGGACGAAAAGGCCATCTATGCAATCCTTCGCTCTGCGGTAAAGCGCAGCTTGGGTCGATTCAATATTGCACCAACACTGGATTTCAATCAGGAGACCGGGTTTGATACGTTGATTACACCGAAGCCATTGGACGAAATCCAGGCACCGACCATCAGCTTCAACCCAAACTTCAACCCTTTTGATGACGGCACGGCACGCCCGACGCGTACCTATACCGCACCGGAGCAATTGGAGCGCAAGACGAGTATCCCGCAGAATTGGGATAGCCTGTACCAGATTACGGAAACGGAGGAAGTGGAACAGCTATCGCTATTGCCGGAGGAGAGCAGTAGCGAAAAAGAATTTATCCAGCCTTCGGACCAACCTAAAAAGCAGTTCTTTCAGTTGCACAACCGCTATATTGTCTCGCAGATCCACTCGGGTTTTATGCTGATCGACCAGCAAGCGGCGCACGAACGTATACTTTTTGAACAATTTCAACAACAATTAGTGCAGAATCAAGGTTCTAGTCAACAGAGCTTGTTTCCGCAGACCGTAGACCTGAATCCGGCAGACTTTGCCCTGGTCCAGGAAATACTGCCGGAGATCCATGCTTTGGGTTTTCAGTTACGCCCTTTTGGGAAAACTACGTATATTGTTGACGGAATCCCCGCAGACCTGGAGAACATCAATGAAAGTCAGATCATTGAGAAGCTTCTGGAGGATTTTAAACATCAGAGTGACCTGCGCTTGAGCAAGCGGGAGCGGCTGGCAAAAAGTTTGGCCAAGAATGCTTCCATCAAACCGGGCACCAAATTGGATAACGAGGGCATGGCCGATCTGATCGATCGCCTATTTGCGTGTGAGTCTCCGAATATTTCCCTGACGGGGAAACCGGTCATCATTACCATTACCCTGCAGGAACTGGCCGAGCGATTCGGTAGAACAAACTAA
- the lat gene encoding L-lysine 6-transaminase, translated as MRETHQKLARHILADGLPVVMDLEKSHGSYIVDIDGKEYLDMFSMFASSPVGYNHPYILANTAQLEKASVNKLALSDIYPDEYADFLETFERVGIPQELGYCFFIDGGGLAVENALKAAFDWKTRLNLANGIDQEASQVIHFKQAFHGRTGYTLSLTNTKDPRKYMYFPKFDWPRITNPKLKFPLTEETINETIEVEKQAIQEIEAAIAKNPNDIACLILEPIQAEGGDNHFRKEFFQQLREICDKNDIILILDEVQTGIAMTGKMWCYQHYGIVPDVISFGKKTQVCGILASKEKFDRVEKNVFKESSRINSTFGGNLVDMVRFKLILEIIEQENLVEKAATLGEYLQGKLQDLAEKHDAISNVRGKGLLAAFDLPSEEARDKFVADLMKENLLILGCGDRSIRFRPHLTVTKEDLDKALAIIDKTIA; from the coding sequence ATGAGAGAAACGCATCAAAAACTTGCAAGACATATTCTGGCAGACGGTCTGCCGGTCGTGATGGACCTGGAGAAATCCCACGGTTCGTACATCGTGGATATCGATGGCAAGGAATACCTGGACATGTTCAGCATGTTCGCATCATCACCGGTGGGATACAACCACCCCTATATTCTTGCCAACACCGCACAATTGGAAAAGGCATCGGTCAATAAACTTGCCCTATCGGATATCTATCCGGATGAGTATGCCGATTTCCTGGAAACTTTCGAGCGTGTGGGCATTCCACAAGAATTGGGATATTGCTTCTTCATCGACGGCGGTGGACTGGCGGTAGAAAACGCTCTGAAAGCGGCATTCGATTGGAAAACACGCCTGAACCTTGCCAACGGCATCGATCAGGAAGCCAGTCAGGTCATCCATTTCAAACAGGCATTCCATGGCCGCACGGGTTATACGCTATCCTTGACCAACACCAAGGACCCTCGGAAATACATGTACTTCCCAAAATTCGATTGGCCACGGATCACCAATCCGAAATTGAAATTCCCGTTGACGGAAGAAACCATCAATGAAACCATCGAAGTGGAAAAGCAGGCCATTCAGGAAATTGAAGCAGCCATTGCCAAAAACCCCAACGATATCGCATGTCTGATCCTGGAACCGATCCAAGCAGAAGGTGGCGACAACCATTTCCGTAAGGAATTTTTCCAGCAGTTGCGCGAGATCTGCGATAAAAATGATATCATCCTGATCCTTGATGAGGTGCAGACTGGGATTGCCATGACGGGTAAAATGTGGTGCTACCAACATTATGGCATTGTACCGGATGTCATTTCCTTCGGAAAGAAAACACAGGTATGCGGAATCTTGGCCAGCAAGGAGAAATTCGACCGCGTAGAGAAAAACGTATTCAAGGAATCGAGCCGCATCAACTCCACCTTCGGTGGAAACTTGGTGGACATGGTCCGATTCAAATTGATCCTGGAAATTATCGAGCAGGAAAACCTAGTGGAGAAAGCAGCTACTTTGGGTGAGTATCTACAGGGCAAACTGCAGGATCTGGCAGAGAAACACGATGCGATTTCCAATGTTCGCGGGAAAGGACTTTTGGCAGCATTTGACCTCCCTTCAGAAGAAGCGAGGGATAAATTTGTTGCCGACCTGATGAAGGAGAACCTATTGATCCTGGGCTGTGGCGACCGCAGCATTCGCTTCCGTCCGCACCTGACCGTAACGAAGGAAGATCTGGACAAAGCATTGGCGATTATCGACAAAACGATCGCATAA
- a CDS encoding aldehyde dehydrogenase family protein gives MTSKELKALGIENENLGGSTGNKWFAKGELIESYSPTNGKLIGKVRSTTKKEYEKVIQEAEKAKLVWRDIPAPKRGEIVRQLGEKLRELKPILGKLVSYEMGKSYQEGLGEVQEMIDICDFAVGLSRQLYGNTIHSERPGHRMYDQYHPLGTVGIITAFNFPVAVWSWNAALALVCGDVVVWKPSEKTPLCAVACQHIIADILKANKLPEGISSIITGDAEVGKWIAEDERIPLVSATGSTRMGKQVAATVAQRLGKSLLELGGNNAIIVTPSADLKMTIIGAVFGAVGTAGQRCTSTRRLIIHESIYDKVKKSLVDAYKQIKIGDPLDSNNHMGPLIDTAAVDMYLSALDKVKAEGGKLLTKGEVLKGKGYESGCYVTPVIAEVENEYEIVQHETFAPILYLIKYTGEVDNAIALQNGVKQGLSSAIMTNSLRESELFLSQNGSDCGIANVNIGTSGAEIGGAFGGEKDTGGGRESGSDAWKIYMRRQTNTINYTTNLPLAQGIKFDL, from the coding sequence ATGACATCAAAAGAATTAAAAGCGTTAGGAATAGAAAACGAGAACCTGGGTGGTTCCACAGGGAACAAATGGTTTGCTAAAGGTGAGTTGATCGAATCATACTCCCCTACAAACGGCAAATTAATAGGTAAAGTACGTTCTACGACAAAGAAAGAATACGAGAAAGTTATACAGGAGGCCGAAAAGGCGAAATTGGTGTGGCGGGATATCCCTGCACCGAAGCGCGGTGAGATCGTGCGCCAACTTGGCGAGAAACTCCGCGAGCTGAAACCCATCCTCGGAAAATTGGTGTCCTATGAAATGGGTAAATCCTATCAGGAGGGATTGGGCGAAGTACAGGAGATGATCGATATCTGTGATTTTGCAGTCGGTCTTTCACGTCAGCTCTATGGGAACACCATCCATTCGGAACGACCAGGACACCGCATGTATGACCAATACCATCCTCTAGGGACGGTCGGCATTATCACGGCTTTCAACTTTCCGGTTGCCGTTTGGTCCTGGAATGCAGCATTGGCACTCGTATGTGGCGATGTGGTAGTCTGGAAACCATCGGAAAAAACACCGCTATGTGCGGTTGCCTGTCAGCACATCATCGCTGACATCCTAAAGGCAAACAAACTTCCTGAAGGCATATCTTCGATCATTACCGGCGATGCCGAAGTGGGGAAATGGATTGCTGAGGACGAGCGCATTCCATTAGTTTCCGCAACAGGCTCTACGCGCATGGGTAAGCAGGTGGCTGCAACCGTGGCTCAGCGCTTGGGGAAATCACTCTTGGAACTCGGCGGCAACAACGCCATCATCGTTACGCCAAGTGCAGACCTTAAGATGACCATCATCGGCGCGGTATTCGGCGCTGTAGGTACAGCTGGTCAGCGCTGTACGAGCACCAGACGCTTGATCATCCATGAAAGCATCTACGACAAGGTGAAGAAATCATTGGTAGATGCTTACAAACAGATCAAAATCGGCGATCCGTTGGACAGCAACAACCACATGGGTCCATTGATCGATACGGCAGCGGTAGACATGTACCTAAGTGCCTTGGATAAGGTAAAGGCCGAAGGCGGCAAGCTTTTGACGAAGGGCGAAGTCCTGAAAGGGAAAGGCTACGAGAGCGGCTGTTATGTAACCCCGGTTATTGCAGAGGTGGAGAATGAGTACGAGATCGTGCAGCATGAAACCTTTGCCCCGATCCTGTACCTGATCAAATATACAGGCGAGGTGGACAACGCCATCGCCTTGCAGAACGGTGTGAAACAAGGGCTTTCCTCAGCCATTATGACGAATAGCCTGCGCGAATCAGAATTGTTCCTGAGCCAGAACGGGTCGGACTGTGGCATTGCCAACGTGAACATCGGCACCTCGGGTGCTGAAATCGGTGGCGCATTCGGTGGCGAAAAAGACACTGGTGGAGGCCGCGAATCCGGTTCCGACGCTTGGAAGATCTACATGAGAAGACAGACAAACACCATCAATTATACAACCAATCTACCGTTAGCACAAGGTATCAAATTTGATTTATAG
- a CDS encoding acyl-CoA dehydrogenase family protein, with the protein MDYLNLEELFLPEHLLVRDTVREFVRSEIRPVIDSYAQDHREIPDLMRKLGAVGALGPFIPVEYGGAGLDQISYGLIMQELEVGDSAIRSAASVQSSLVMFPIYKYGSEEQRLRFLPKLATGELIGAFGLTEPNHGSDPGSMETKLVRDGDGYRLSGAKMWITNAPLCDIAVVWARDEEKKIRGVIVERGFAGFTTPETKNKWSLRASKTGELVFEDVFIPQANVLPEVSSMRGPLSCLNSARYGISWGAIGAAVDCYETALRYAKERTQFGKPIAAFQLQQKKLAEMLTEICKAQLLSLRVGQLKDEDRATAAQISMAKRNNVHMALQVAREARQVLGAMGIVGDYPIMRHMMNLESVITYEGTHDIHLLITGMDITGISGFQ; encoded by the coding sequence ATGGACTACTTAAATCTTGAGGAATTGTTCCTGCCCGAGCATCTTTTGGTTCGGGATACCGTTCGTGAATTTGTGCGGTCTGAAATCCGCCCTGTCATCGATTCCTATGCGCAGGATCACCGGGAGATTCCCGATCTGATGCGGAAGCTGGGAGCGGTCGGTGCCTTGGGTCCGTTCATTCCTGTCGAATATGGCGGCGCGGGCCTTGACCAGATATCGTATGGTTTGATCATGCAGGAGCTGGAGGTCGGTGATTCGGCGATCCGTTCGGCAGCATCGGTGCAGTCCTCGTTGGTTATGTTCCCTATATATAAGTACGGCTCGGAGGAACAGCGTCTCCGCTTCCTGCCGAAGTTGGCAACGGGAGAGCTGATCGGTGCCTTCGGCCTGACTGAACCCAACCATGGTTCCGATCCGGGGAGCATGGAAACGAAATTGGTTCGCGATGGTGATGGCTATCGCCTGTCGGGGGCAAAGATGTGGATCACCAATGCCCCGCTCTGTGATATTGCGGTGGTGTGGGCACGCGACGAGGAAAAGAAGATCCGGGGCGTGATCGTGGAGCGTGGGTTTGCAGGCTTCACAACGCCTGAGACCAAGAATAAATGGTCCCTGCGGGCCTCCAAGACTGGGGAGCTTGTTTTTGAGGATGTATTTATCCCGCAGGCGAATGTCCTTCCCGAGGTCTCCAGTATGCGCGGACCGCTTTCGTGCCTCAATTCCGCGAGGTATGGGATTTCCTGGGGCGCCATCGGAGCGGCGGTGGACTGCTACGAAACAGCCTTGCGCTACGCAAAGGAACGGACGCAGTTCGGAAAGCCCATTGCAGCCTTCCAGCTGCAGCAGAAGAAATTGGCAGAAATGCTGACCGAGATCTGCAAGGCGCAATTGTTATCGCTGCGCGTAGGGCAGCTGAAAGATGAGGACCGCGCAACAGCGGCACAGATTTCCATGGCCAAGCGCAACAATGTGCATATGGCGCTGCAGGTGGCACGGGAAGCCCGTCAGGTGCTCGGCGCCATGGGGATCGTCGGCGATTACCCGATTATGCGGCATATGATGAACTTGGAATCCGTAATAACCTATGAAGGAACCCATGATATCCATTTATTGATCACGGGGATGGACATTACGGGGATTAGTGGATTTCAGTAG